In Saccharolobus solfataricus, a genomic segment contains:
- a CDS encoding DUF1028 domain-containing protein, with product MTFSIVIYDPDEKAWGVGVASKFLAVGAFVPWLKPNVGAIATQALANLTYGINGLSLLEKGYSASDSIRILTESDPLREKRQIGIVDSKGNASAFTGRECYSYAGHIVGNNFTVQGNILAGEEVLEAMAKEAEGKGKIYEKILRALKAGESKGGDRRGKQSAAIIVVRAVERSEREIDPLVVGKYVDLRVDDSPDPLRDLERLLDLWVATFVEEEMVNVKDYEDQIRDALKRWGYSDLRTWVEINNFEGKYTGDKIGKSVLKILLSKG from the coding sequence TTGGGGTGTAGGAGTAGCAAGTAAATTCCTAGCTGTTGGTGCATTTGTACCGTGGTTGAAACCAAATGTTGGCGCAATTGCTACGCAAGCTTTAGCTAATTTAACATATGGTATAAATGGGCTATCCTTGTTGGAAAAGGGTTATAGTGCGTCTGATTCAATAAGGATTCTCACAGAATCGGATCCGTTAAGGGAGAAGAGACAAATCGGCATTGTCGACTCTAAGGGAAATGCTTCAGCCTTTACTGGAAGGGAATGCTATTCGTACGCTGGACACATAGTTGGAAATAACTTCACCGTGCAAGGCAATATATTAGCCGGAGAAGAGGTTTTAGAGGCAATGGCAAAGGAGGCTGAAGGTAAGGGTAAAATTTATGAGAAGATTCTTAGAGCGTTAAAGGCTGGTGAGAGTAAAGGTGGTGATAGAAGAGGAAAACAGAGTGCTGCAATAATTGTAGTTAGAGCAGTTGAAAGGAGTGAGAGGGAAATTGATCCTTTAGTAGTAGGAAAGTACGTGGATTTGAGGGTTGATGATAGCCCAGACCCCTTGAGGGATTTGGAGAGGCTATTGGATCTATGGGTTGCTACTTTTGTTGAGGAGGAAATGGTGAACGTTAAGGATTATGAGGATCAGATTAGGGATGCTTTGAAAAGATGGGGATATAGCGATTTGAGAACCTGGGTTGAGATAAACAATTTTGAGGGGAAGTATACTGGGGATAAGATCGGTAAAAGTGTGTTGAAGATTTTACTATCTAAAGGTTAA
- a CDS encoding MFS transporter: MQYKWVALSNTTIGVLMASINGTITLISLPAIFRGININPFTSFQYLLWILMGYNVVTATLLVSFGRLSDIFGRVRLYNLGFLIFTIGSILLFLTPNTGSLGALELILFRIIQGIGGAFLFANSAAIITDAFPFNERGKALGINQIAALAGSLVGLILGGILSVIDWRYIFLVSVPVGILGTIWSYTKLKEISVPSRSEGIDWAGNTTFGLGLILILIAITYGLLPYGSSQLGWGNPFVIGSMVAGIGLIGAFIYIENKVKYPMFRLELFKIRMFTAGNLASFLRSIAYGGLMIMLIIFLQGIWLPLHGYSYEETPFWAGIYTIPLMIGFVTMGPISGWLSDRYGARLLATLGMVIVGIGFLLLTLLPYNFNYPEFALIIFIMGLGNGMFASPNTASIMNSVPPKYRGVASGMRATIQNTGQTLSMALFFTIVIISLASTLPTALANAVTQAGAPQLAPLMQKIPVTGALFAAFLGYDPVKTILSSLPPQITVPPQAVAVMEQHDWFPTVIAPSFMIALREAFYISSVLTFIAAIASALRGRRVIAEQQDGGEINAKNR; encoded by the coding sequence ATGCAATACAAATGGGTTGCCTTAAGCAATACAACAATTGGAGTGCTAATGGCTTCAATAAACGGCACAATAACCCTAATCTCCCTCCCTGCCATATTTAGAGGAATTAACATTAACCCCTTTACCTCATTTCAGTACCTATTATGGATATTAATGGGATATAACGTAGTTACCGCAACCTTGTTAGTGTCATTTGGTAGGTTATCTGACATTTTCGGCAGGGTTAGGTTATACAATTTAGGTTTTTTAATCTTTACAATTGGCTCAATTCTGCTTTTCTTAACTCCCAATACTGGTAGTCTAGGTGCACTAGAGTTAATATTGTTTAGGATAATCCAAGGAATAGGTGGAGCTTTTCTCTTCGCAAATAGTGCTGCTATAATCACAGACGCTTTCCCGTTTAATGAGAGGGGTAAGGCTCTTGGAATAAATCAAATCGCAGCCTTAGCTGGATCCCTAGTTGGTTTGATACTAGGCGGGATATTATCTGTAATAGATTGGCGTTACATATTTCTAGTTAGCGTCCCAGTTGGTATACTAGGTACAATATGGAGTTATACGAAACTAAAGGAAATTTCAGTACCTAGTAGGAGTGAGGGTATAGATTGGGCTGGAAACACAACCTTTGGTTTGGGTTTGATTCTAATCCTCATTGCAATAACTTACGGACTGTTACCTTATGGGAGTTCTCAGCTAGGTTGGGGAAACCCATTCGTGATTGGTTCAATGGTAGCTGGTATAGGATTAATAGGTGCATTCATCTACATAGAGAATAAGGTGAAATATCCCATGTTTAGGTTAGAGTTATTTAAGATTAGGATGTTCACAGCAGGGAATTTAGCCAGCTTTTTGAGGTCAATAGCATACGGTGGATTAATGATAATGTTAATAATATTCTTACAAGGAATATGGCTTCCACTGCACGGGTATAGTTATGAGGAAACCCCATTCTGGGCTGGTATATATACTATACCATTAATGATAGGCTTTGTAACTATGGGCCCAATAAGCGGTTGGCTTTCCGATAGGTATGGGGCTAGGCTCTTGGCAACACTAGGAATGGTAATAGTGGGTATAGGATTTCTATTATTAACACTCCTTCCCTATAATTTCAACTACCCAGAATTCGCCCTCATAATATTCATAATGGGACTGGGAAATGGAATGTTTGCTTCCCCAAATACTGCCTCAATAATGAACTCCGTACCACCTAAGTATAGGGGAGTAGCATCTGGAATGAGGGCTACAATACAAAATACTGGTCAAACGTTAAGTATGGCATTGTTTTTCACCATAGTCATAATCTCCTTAGCCTCAACACTACCTACTGCGTTGGCAAATGCGGTAACTCAAGCCGGAGCTCCTCAATTAGCTCCATTAATGCAAAAGATACCGGTAACTGGTGCCCTATTTGCGGCATTTTTAGGATATGACCCAGTTAAGACAATTCTCTCATCTCTACCCCCACAGATAACTGTTCCACCACAAGCCGTAGCGGTAATGGAACAGCACGATTGGTTCCCAACAGTTATTGCACCATCCTTCATGATAGCCTTAAGGGAAGCATTCTACATAAGTTCAGTTTTAACTTTCATTGCAGCTATTGCCTCGGCTTTAAGAGGTAGGAGAGTTATTGCAGAACAACAAGATGGTGGTGAAATAAATGCAAAAAATAGATGA
- a CDS encoding MarR family winged helix-turn-helix transcriptional regulator gives MQKIDEKLQLMNTIAKIYRGSIKEFNNRLGKLMNLSYLDFSILKATSEEPRSMVYLANRYFVTQSAITAAVDKLEAKGLVRRIRDSKDRRIVIVEITPKGRQVLLEANEVLRNLVNEMLSDVENVEELLEGLNKILSRIGSSKD, from the coding sequence ATGCAAAAAATAGATGAAAAACTCCAATTAATGAATACTATAGCTAAAATCTATAGAGGATCAATAAAGGAGTTTAACAACAGGCTAGGTAAGTTAATGAACCTATCCTACTTGGACTTTTCAATACTTAAGGCCACATCTGAGGAACCTAGATCAATGGTTTATCTTGCTAACAGATATTTCGTAACTCAATCAGCAATAACTGCAGCAGTGGATAAATTGGAAGCCAAGGGATTGGTTAGGAGGATAAGGGACAGTAAAGATAGACGAATCGTAATTGTGGAAATAACACCAAAGGGCAGGCAAGTGTTATTAGAAGCTAATGAAGTACTTAGAAATTTAGTAAATGAAATGCTAAGTGATGTGGAAAACGTAGAAGAACTCCTAGAGGGTTTAAATAAAATACTATCTAGAATAGGAAGCTCCAAGGACTAG
- a CDS encoding ISH3-like element ISC1439A family transposase, translating into MQTIQVSKTELKSLAITLATNNINVISQDLDPEIVKAAPSLLTGNRGKYYLKVVRRGEKVISKGQRTFKFYPIYREVKGEINVVAVDETGLTVGEKEQEKAEGFLLYNWKRKGVKMRSLDLVYPLRLPLLVEVADLRSDSPSQFLLRSVREVSQYMEIDYVVADAGFLNLGVIKEMPVKTIVRGKSNLKGFKELSNVPLVEKRYEVKDRVYVAYRVLKFEGLYYYDVVYVKGKPRHFMFVTNFEGDPYELAELYRLRWQVEEGFKVRKARIRYVRKLSNKIFLFLYYTVLDSAWNLVNHLLFNFKSTCKKGLSFDSFVKLL; encoded by the coding sequence ATGCAAACCATACAAGTATCCAAAACGGAGCTGAAGTCCCTCGCTATAACTTTAGCAACAAACAATATTAACGTTATCTCTCAAGATCTAGACCCGGAAATAGTGAAAGCAGCACCATCCTTGCTAACCGGAAACAGAGGAAAATACTACTTGAAGGTAGTAAGACGAGGCGAGAAAGTAATTAGTAAAGGTCAGAGAACCTTCAAGTTCTACCCAATCTACAGAGAAGTAAAGGGAGAGATCAACGTAGTCGCTGTAGATGAGACCGGATTAACCGTGGGAGAAAAGGAACAAGAAAAAGCAGAGGGCTTTCTACTCTACAACTGGAAGAGAAAAGGAGTAAAGATGAGATCCTTGGACCTCGTATATCCCTTAAGGTTACCCCTCCTAGTGGAGGTAGCAGATTTGAGAAGCGACAGTCCATCACAGTTCCTACTCAGGAGCGTGAGGGAAGTAAGCCAATACATGGAAATAGATTACGTTGTAGCTGACGCCGGATTCTTGAACCTAGGGGTCATCAAGGAAATGCCCGTGAAGACCATTGTGAGAGGAAAGTCGAACTTGAAGGGATTCAAGGAACTATCTAACGTTCCATTAGTTGAGAAGAGATACGAGGTTAAGGACAGGGTTTACGTTGCGTATAGGGTCTTGAAATTTGAAGGGCTTTATTATTACGATGTGGTTTACGTTAAGGGAAAGCCGAGGCACTTTATGTTCGTGACGAACTTCGAGGGAGATCCCTATGAACTGGCTGAACTCTATAGGTTGAGGTGGCAGGTTGAGGAGGGTTTCAAGGTTAGGAAGGCAAGGATAAGGTATGTTAGGAAGTTGAGTAATAAGATCTTCTTGTTCCTCTATTACACGGTTCTGGATTCTGCGTGGAATCTAGTGAATCATCTTCTCTTTAACTTCAAGTCCACGTGTAAGAAGGGTTTGTCCTTCGATTCATTCGTCAAGCTTCTCTAA
- a CDS encoding GH12 family glycosyl hydrolase domain-containing protein, with translation MNKLYIVLPVIVIIAIGVMGGIIYLHQQSLSVKPVTTTEFSTTTSTSTTTNAITTTVTQTVTSITSYNQLIYVTSSASSPTPVYLNNSTIPSFYLEVNMWNAKNYNGNYTMVFNPLTRTLSVSFNLTQVKPLEWTNGYPEIYVGRKPWDTAYAGNIFPMRIGNMTPFMVSFYINLTKLDPSINFDIASDAWIVRPQIAFSPGTAPGNGDIEIMVWLFSQNLQPAGEQVGKVVVPIYINHTLVNATFQVWEMKSVPWGGWEYIAFRPDGWKVTNGYVSYEPNLFIKALSNFTSYNITNYYLTDWEFGTEWGTMTSNGTAYFSWTVSNFSETLL, from the coding sequence ATGAATAAATTATATATTGTGCTTCCGGTAATTGTGATAATAGCCATTGGCGTTATGGGGGGAATCATTTACTTGCATCAACAGTCTCTCAGCGTTAAACCCGTAACTACAACCGAATTTTCCACTACAACTAGTACTTCGACTACAACAAATGCAATAACCACTACCGTAACACAAACAGTAACTTCCATTACTTCATATAATCAATTAATCTATGTCACCTCCTCTGCTAGTTCTCCTACCCCAGTCTATTTGAACAATTCAACTATACCGTCGTTCTACCTTGAAGTAAATATGTGGAATGCTAAAAACTATAATGGCAACTACACTATGGTATTTAATCCGCTTACTCGTACACTCTCTGTTAGCTTTAACTTAACACAAGTTAAACCATTGGAGTGGACTAACGGTTATCCTGAGATTTATGTAGGAAGAAAGCCTTGGGATACTGCATATGCTGGTAACATATTCCCAATGAGGATAGGTAACATGACACCGTTCATGGTCTCATTTTACATAAACTTAACTAAATTAGATCCATCAATAAATTTTGATATTGCATCTGATGCGTGGATAGTTAGACCTCAAATTGCATTCAGCCCCGGAACTGCTCCAGGCAATGGAGATATTGAGATAATGGTCTGGTTATTTAGCCAAAACCTACAACCAGCAGGAGAACAGGTTGGGAAAGTTGTCGTCCCAATCTACATTAATCACACCTTAGTTAACGCTACTTTTCAAGTCTGGGAGATGAAAAGTGTTCCATGGGGAGGATGGGAGTACATAGCCTTTAGACCAGATGGCTGGAAAGTTACAAATGGTTACGTTAGCTATGAACCCAACTTGTTTATTAAAGCGTTAAGTAACTTTACAAGCTATAACATTACAAACTATTATCTAACGGATTGGGAGTTTGGTACAGAATGGGGCACCATGACTTCTAACGGTACGGCATACTTCTCGTGGACCGTATCCAACTTTTCTGAAACTCTCCTCTAA